In one Euzebya tangerina genomic region, the following are encoded:
- a CDS encoding acyltransferase: MSTPPDTTPEQVLATVQEAARAHAEVAAKRDVARAVTQRAALLGADHQVPGAVVPALPRPQRWGIRRTIEFARARRMYTPEYLALYARYLWQRARNPHVVMPGMVFFGRGVELKARRGHGNLELGPWCWIGNTNKLRAHEGNLRLGPKVVMGRDNVINTYLDIEIGTNALLGDWIYVCDFDHVYERLDIPIKSQGLVKTPVRIGADVWVGEKASILRGADVGSGSVIASQALVKGPIPPFSIVVGTPARVIRSRLPAGMTVEEGLALQRAGHPIPGDPLDV; this comes from the coding sequence ATGAGCACACCGCCCGACACGACACCAGAGCAGGTACTGGCTACCGTGCAGGAGGCCGCCCGGGCTCACGCCGAGGTGGCCGCCAAGCGCGACGTGGCCCGGGCCGTGACCCAGCGAGCTGCCCTGCTCGGTGCGGACCACCAGGTGCCGGGAGCGGTCGTCCCGGCCCTGCCACGACCGCAGCGGTGGGGCATCCGTCGCACCATCGAGTTCGCCCGGGCCCGACGCATGTACACCCCCGAGTACCTGGCGCTGTACGCCCGCTATCTGTGGCAACGCGCCCGAAACCCCCACGTCGTCATGCCCGGCATGGTCTTCTTCGGCCGTGGGGTCGAGTTGAAGGCCCGCCGCGGCCACGGGAACCTGGAGCTGGGCCCCTGGTGCTGGATCGGCAACACCAACAAGCTGCGGGCCCACGAGGGCAACCTCCGCCTGGGGCCGAAGGTCGTCATGGGACGCGACAACGTCATCAACACCTACCTCGACATCGAGATCGGGACCAACGCGCTGCTGGGTGACTGGATCTACGTCTGCGACTTCGACCACGTCTACGAGCGGCTGGACATCCCCATCAAGTCCCAGGGCCTGGTCAAGACCCCCGTCCGCATCGGCGCCGATGTCTGGGTCGGTGAGAAGGCATCGATCCTCCGGGGCGCCGACGTCGGCTCCGGGTCGGTCATCGCCAGTCAGGCGCTGGTCAAGGGGCCGATCCCACCCTTCTCGATCGTGGTCGGCACACCAGCCCGGGTGATCCGCTCCCGGCTGCCTGCCGGCATGACCGTGGAGGAGGGGTTGGCCCTCCAACGTGCCGGACATCCCATTCCCGGCGATCCGCTGGACGTCTGA
- a CDS encoding LPXTG cell wall anchor domain-containing protein, whose product MKKLLLVVAVAALAVLMAVPASAQYPPPVGVPGDIDGDGIPDTEDDDADGDGIPNAQDPDADGNGVPDTEQPDSDGDGLIDVLDGTDDNDTGGDVDGDDDGDGAAGGDDGAAGGDTGSPQPGDSGLATTGIDSATIAMVAATLLLIGTVLVVGYRRRGTAAAA is encoded by the coding sequence ATGAAGAAGCTCCTGCTCGTCGTCGCCGTCGCTGCTCTTGCGGTGCTGATGGCCGTGCCGGCCAGCGCGCAGTACCCACCGCCCGTGGGCGTTCCCGGCGACATCGATGGTGACGGCATCCCGGACACCGAGGACGACGATGCGGACGGCGACGGCATCCCCAACGCCCAGGACCCTGACGCGGACGGCAACGGCGTACCGGACACCGAGCAGCCGGACAGCGACGGAGACGGCCTGATCGACGTGCTCGATGGCACCGACGACAACGACACCGGTGGCGACGTCGACGGTGACGATGACGGTGACGGTGCGGCTGGTGGCGATGACGGTGCGGCTGGTGGCGACACTGGATCGCCGCAGCCGGGTGACAGCGGGTTGGCCACGACGGGTATCGACTCCGCGACGATCGCCATGGTCGCAGCCACGCTGCTGCTGATCGGTACCGTCCTCGTGGTCGGCTACCGCCGCCGCGGGACAGCGGCCGCAGCATGA
- a CDS encoding DUF3179 domain-containing protein: MTISSLHRARHLVPLLMALALVVAACGTADGEGEAEQAGVPAEDDGSTGGETAADEATPQPDGLPPAEPFFWEPDGNPDAPSLISLDEIIPGGPPPDGIPPIDQPQYTSIAEADEWLEDQEPVLVLEIDGTARAYPIQILTFHEIVNDVLAGQPVLVTYCPLCNSGLAFDPTIRGETLDFGTSGRLFQSNLIMYDRQTQSLWSQFTGQAVTGPLIEEELERLPLGLVAWQDFIAAHPDGDVLSRDTGHSRDYGTNPYVGYDSSADPFLFSGPTDDTLPQMARVVATGGAEDPTAVPLDALRSELAINTDIAGQPVVAWWTPGTSSALDSRAIAEGTDVGATGVFVRVVDGRTLTFEPGDDQDFTDVETGSTWNVLGQATSGSLAGSQLTRLPSDDTFWFVQFAFRPETRLVTR, from the coding sequence GTGACCATCTCCTCACTCCATCGTGCTCGCCACCTCGTCCCCCTGCTGATGGCCCTCGCCCTCGTCGTCGCCGCTTGCGGCACCGCGGATGGTGAGGGCGAGGCCGAGCAAGCCGGCGTCCCAGCTGAGGACGATGGGTCGACGGGCGGCGAGACCGCGGCTGACGAGGCGACTCCGCAGCCGGATGGACTGCCCCCGGCCGAGCCGTTCTTCTGGGAGCCTGACGGGAACCCGGATGCGCCGTCGCTCATCAGTCTGGACGAGATCATCCCCGGCGGACCTCCACCGGATGGCATCCCGCCGATCGACCAGCCGCAGTACACCAGCATCGCCGAGGCCGATGAGTGGTTGGAAGATCAGGAACCCGTCCTCGTCCTCGAGATCGACGGGACCGCTCGCGCCTATCCCATCCAGATCCTGACCTTCCACGAGATCGTCAACGACGTGCTGGCCGGTCAACCCGTCCTGGTGACGTACTGCCCGCTGTGCAACTCCGGGTTGGCCTTCGACCCGACGATCCGAGGCGAGACCCTCGACTTCGGCACCTCCGGCCGGCTCTTCCAGTCCAACCTGATCATGTACGACCGCCAGACCCAATCGCTGTGGTCCCAGTTCACCGGTCAGGCCGTCACCGGACCACTGATCGAGGAGGAGTTGGAGCGGCTCCCCCTCGGCCTCGTCGCGTGGCAGGACTTCATCGCGGCACATCCCGACGGAGATGTGTTGAGCCGCGACACGGGCCACTCACGTGACTACGGGACCAACCCGTACGTCGGGTATGACAGCTCCGCCGACCCGTTCCTGTTCTCCGGTCCCACCGACGACACGCTGCCCCAGATGGCCCGGGTCGTCGCCACCGGAGGCGCGGAGGACCCCACGGCTGTGCCACTGGACGCACTCCGCTCCGAGCTGGCCATCAACACCGACATCGCCGGTCAACCAGTGGTGGCGTGGTGGACACCGGGAACGAGCAGCGCGCTCGACAGTCGGGCCATCGCCGAGGGCACCGATGTCGGAGCCACCGGTGTGTTCGTCCGCGTCGTGGACGGCCGGACGCTCACGTTCGAACCAGGTGACGATCAGGACTTCACCGACGTCGAGACGGGCTCGACCTGGAACGTGCTGGGTCAGGCGACGAGCGGCAGCCTCGCCGGGTCACAACTCACGCGCCTGCCCAGCGACGACACCTTCTGGTTCGTGCAGTTCGCGTTCCGCCCCGAGACGCGGCTCGTCACCCGGTGA
- a CDS encoding GNAT family N-acetyltransferase: protein MKRRTPKDVTELTAKGDQRIWVRPIREDDRAQLLDGWSRLSERSRYMRFHSPVKTLSEATLDYLLNIDHHDHEALVALDPDAPDEPGVGVARYIRLEEDPTIAEAAITVIDEYQGRGIGTALIGMLEQLAHARGIRTFRNYVLAENRTMLEIFRQLDGEIQPEGSTVFRVDVPVRGPEEAQPDTPAGRWVASVGRQTESEADEWAYPLLWLYRKVADIGEVVADASPSRLLKGWAEDQLRQRGSDEEE from the coding sequence GTGAAGCGACGGACTCCGAAGGACGTCACCGAGCTCACCGCGAAGGGCGACCAACGGATCTGGGTGCGTCCGATCCGTGAGGATGATCGTGCCCAACTGCTGGACGGCTGGAGTCGGCTGTCGGAGCGCTCCCGCTACATGCGGTTCCACAGCCCCGTCAAGACGCTGTCAGAGGCGACGCTCGACTATCTGCTGAACATCGACCACCACGACCACGAGGCGCTGGTCGCGCTGGACCCCGACGCGCCGGATGAGCCGGGGGTCGGCGTGGCTCGCTACATCCGCCTGGAGGAGGACCCGACGATCGCCGAGGCTGCGATCACCGTCATCGACGAGTACCAGGGACGTGGTATCGGGACCGCGCTGATCGGCATGTTGGAGCAGTTGGCCCACGCGCGCGGCATCCGCACGTTCCGCAACTACGTCCTGGCGGAGAACCGGACCATGCTGGAGATCTTCCGCCAGCTGGACGGTGAGATCCAGCCTGAGGGCTCCACTGTGTTCCGCGTCGACGTGCCCGTGCGAGGCCCGGAGGAGGCGCAGCCTGACACGCCGGCCGGCCGCTGGGTCGCCTCGGTTGGACGTCAGACGGAGTCCGAGGCCGACGAGTGGGCCTACCCGTTGCTGTGGCTGTATCGGAAGGTGGCGGACATCGGTGAGGTGGTCGCCGATGCCAGTCCCTCACGGTTGCTGAAGGGCTGGGCGGAGGATCAACTGCGGCAACGGGGGTCCGACGAGGAGGAGTAG
- a CDS encoding RNA polymerase sigma factor: MTTHVRQRPHACDVDPGTIRRFRRGDPDALAEIYRHYARAVWTVIMRVLRDRMLTEDATTETFVRAWRSADSFNQDRALAPWLFTIARRTAIDVHRREFRPTRGDHAPETDVAIEPPGVEDAWMAWEVRRALADLPDDERVALYLSHFEQLTHGEIATRLEIPLGTVKSRTHRAHRRLAERLRHLHDVLS, from the coding sequence GTGACGACCCACGTCCGCCAACGGCCACACGCCTGCGACGTCGATCCGGGGACCATCCGCCGATTCCGCCGGGGCGACCCGGATGCCTTGGCTGAGATCTACCGCCACTACGCCCGAGCGGTCTGGACCGTCATCATGCGGGTGCTGCGCGACCGGATGCTGACCGAGGACGCGACCACCGAGACCTTCGTCCGGGCCTGGCGCAGCGCCGACTCCTTCAACCAGGACCGAGCACTGGCTCCCTGGCTGTTCACGATCGCCCGCCGCACCGCCATCGACGTCCACCGACGCGAGTTCCGGCCTACGCGCGGGGATCACGCGCCCGAGACCGACGTGGCCATCGAGCCGCCGGGCGTGGAGGATGCCTGGATGGCGTGGGAGGTGAGACGGGCCCTGGCCGATCTCCCCGACGACGAGCGAGTGGCCCTGTACCTGTCCCACTTCGAGCAGCTGACGCACGGCGAGATCGCCACACGACTGGAGATCCCGCTGGGAACGGTCAAGTCACGGACGCACCGGGCGCACCGGCGGCTGGCTGAGCGTCTGAGACACCTTCACGACGTCCTGTCCTGA
- a CDS encoding vWA domain-containing protein, whose amino-acid sequence ADAVAGADAVAQADSPLDAYVPPLPEPEPEPIRPPDGINPFVDTAEDDLSTFGLDVDSGSFDLAAAAIESGRFPQADQVRVEEFVNAQDYGYDADASETFTVSTDLAPSPFTSDPDNALLRIGLSTPQVDERGPASLVFVVDTSGSMADHLPLVQDALRTLAVELEPGDDVAIVTYSTGARAVLDATDASNRASILEGISSLQIGGSTNLEAGLDLGYQIARGLAGDDRTTRVILTSDGIANVGNTSPERILDTAQQAASEGIELVTVGFGLDGFNDPLMEQLADQGDGFYAYVDSLQEADTLFRTDLVATQPAIAREARAQVVFDRDQVVAYRLLGYENRDIADEDFRNDDIDAGELVAGHTVTALYELQLAGRNTGNPLATVQLRWLDPADGAARERAHDVTAANITRDWRDAPVSFRLAATVGAWAEYLRNSPYAPRDGRLLRDEVEELRRAFNTPEVDRLMELVTNSV is encoded by the coding sequence CGCCGACGCAGTCGCGGGCGCCGACGCAGTCGCGCAGGCCGACTCGCCACTGGACGCCTACGTCCCGCCGCTCCCCGAACCCGAGCCGGAGCCGATCCGACCGCCCGACGGCATCAACCCCTTCGTCGACACGGCCGAGGACGACCTCTCGACGTTCGGCTTGGACGTCGACTCGGGCTCCTTCGACCTGGCCGCGGCGGCCATCGAGTCGGGCCGGTTCCCGCAGGCTGATCAGGTCCGCGTGGAGGAGTTCGTCAACGCGCAGGACTACGGCTACGACGCCGACGCCAGCGAGACGTTCACGGTCAGCACCGACCTGGCGCCGTCGCCGTTCACGAGCGATCCGGACAACGCCCTGCTGCGCATCGGCCTGTCCACACCCCAGGTCGACGAGCGAGGCCCCGCCAGCCTGGTCTTCGTGGTGGACACCTCGGGCAGCATGGCCGACCACCTGCCGCTGGTGCAGGACGCGCTGCGCACTCTGGCCGTCGAACTGGAACCCGGTGACGACGTGGCCATCGTGACGTACTCCACCGGCGCCCGAGCGGTCCTCGACGCCACGGACGCGAGCAACCGCGCGAGCATCCTGGAGGGCATCTCGTCCCTGCAGATCGGGGGGTCGACGAATCTCGAGGCGGGCCTGGACCTGGGCTACCAGATCGCGCGTGGTCTGGCTGGGGACGACCGGACGACCCGCGTGATCCTGACCTCCGACGGCATCGCCAATGTGGGCAACACCTCTCCGGAGCGGATCCTCGACACGGCGCAGCAGGCCGCCTCGGAGGGCATCGAGTTGGTGACGGTCGGGTTCGGGCTCGATGGCTTCAACGACCCGCTGATGGAGCAGCTGGCTGACCAGGGCGATGGGTTCTACGCCTACGTCGACAGCCTGCAGGAGGCCGACACGTTGTTCCGGACCGACCTGGTCGCCACCCAGCCCGCCATCGCCCGGGAGGCCCGCGCCCAGGTGGTCTTCGACCGGGACCAGGTCGTGGCGTATCGGCTGCTCGGCTACGAGAACCGGGACATCGCGGACGAGGACTTCCGCAACGACGACATCGACGCCGGTGAGCTCGTGGCCGGGCACACCGTGACGGCGCTGTACGAGCTGCAGCTCGCCGGCCGCAACACCGGCAACCCGCTCGCCACCGTGCAACTGCGGTGGCTGGACCCGGCCGACGGCGCCGCTCGGGAGCGCGCCCACGACGTGACCGCGGCCAACATCACCCGGGACTGGCGCGACGCCCCGGTCTCGTTCCGCCTTGCCGCGACGGTCGGCGCCTGGGCTGAGTACCTGCGCAACTCGCCGTACGCCCCACGTGATGGACGTCTGCTGCGTGACGAGGTCGAGGAGCTGCGCCGGGCGTTCAACACACCCGAGGTGGACCGGCTCATGGAGCTGGTCACCAACAGCGTGTAG
- a CDS encoding pre-peptidase C-terminal domain-containing protein has product MSDQPPPPLGGPGGYQQPNPTQPFPPQGGQPPGGYGGPPPGGYGGQPPGGYGGPPPGGYGGPPGYGGPPPGGFGGPPKKSKAPLIVGIIAGVLILGGAVGGFLLISGDDDGAVAIQATPTTIAPPSDEPTDPATPAATPTPATSDGPGSETPATGGPDPAGTMPAAPPEPGGGADSSPPPPPPLPPPPPPPPPPPPPPPPGGGQSMAMNEAATGEIAAGGDTVDFFFDGESGQEILLTMIGLDGLDPVLTLFAPDGSELARNDDARNDALPSVRDAQIMSALPTTGEYRVEAAGFSTSTGPFEITLEFPSVLTATDEITESVQEIAYDYVGTAGQQIVINVRSVDDMMDPIVFIEDDAGNEIARDDDGGDGLDSLLEFTIPADGTYTVVVTSFGTRYGRYSISLAEL; this is encoded by the coding sequence GTGTCAGACCAGCCACCTCCACCTCTGGGCGGCCCCGGGGGGTACCAGCAGCCGAACCCGACACAACCCTTCCCCCCGCAAGGCGGCCAACCACCCGGCGGCTACGGCGGCCCACCCCCGGGCGGCTACGGCGGCCAACCCCCGGGCGGCTACGGCGGCCCACCCCCCGGCGGCTACGGCGGTCCACCGGGCTACGGCGGACCTCCCCCCGGCGGCTTCGGCGGTCCCCCGAAGAAGAGCAAGGCACCGCTGATCGTCGGGATCATCGCGGGAGTGCTCATCCTCGGCGGTGCCGTCGGTGGGTTCCTGCTGATCAGCGGCGACGATGACGGCGCCGTTGCGATCCAGGCCACGCCCACGACGATCGCACCGCCCTCAGACGAACCGACCGACCCCGCGACACCGGCCGCAACACCAACCCCCGCGACATCGGACGGACCGGGCAGCGAGACACCGGCCACCGGCGGTCCCGACCCGGCCGGAACCATGCCGGCGGCCCCACCGGAGCCCGGTGGTGGCGCTGACTCGTCACCACCTCCTCCACCTCCACTACCGCCACCTCCTCCCCCACCACCGCCACCGCCACCGCCGCCACCCCCTGGGGGCGGCCAGTCCATGGCGATGAACGAGGCGGCGACCGGTGAGATCGCAGCCGGCGGCGACACCGTCGACTTCTTCTTCGACGGCGAGTCGGGCCAGGAGATCCTGCTGACCATGATCGGCCTGGACGGTCTGGACCCGGTCCTGACGCTGTTCGCTCCGGATGGCTCAGAACTCGCCCGCAACGACGACGCCCGCAACGACGCGCTGCCGTCCGTTCGAGATGCCCAGATCATGAGCGCCCTCCCCACGACCGGTGAGTACCGGGTCGAGGCGGCCGGCTTCTCGACCAGCACCGGCCCATTCGAGATCACGCTCGAGTTCCCCTCGGTGCTGACTGCGACGGATGAGATCACCGAGTCCGTGCAGGAGATCGCCTATGACTACGTCGGCACCGCCGGACAACAGATCGTCATCAACGTCCGCAGCGTGGACGACATGATGGACCCGATCGTCTTCATCGAGGACGACGCGGGGAACGAGATCGCCCGTGACGATGACGGCGGAGATGGACTCGACTCGCTGCTCGAGTTCACCATCCCGGCCGACGGCACCTACACCGTGGTGGTGACCTCCTTCGGGACCCGGTACGGCCGGTACTCGATCAGCCTGGCGGAACTGTAG
- a CDS encoding 1,4-alpha-glucan branching protein domain-containing protein, with protein sequence MPGSLAFVLHSHLPWLRQHGVFPVGEEWLFQSWSESYLPLIRVLDGLADDGFTDVVTLGITPVLAEQMADPYLMEEFHGWLGRRQLDLRWTMSAAPASDKATLGPVWEHHWQRQAQLLEQLEGGLLDTGLVEPFARLARRGVIQLLGGPATHPYLPLMTDPALIRGQIADGLAITQSLTGIRPTGVWTPECGYRPAGRVADPSEIPLHVADDGTPTLPVSTTDLPGIEAFWAEAGVSHLVLDGPTLARAAGAPPTDWGSTARDLPRVGTPMDVLDRPVLIGDSDVAAFGRNLAVAYAVWNPTGGYPADVWYRDFHAIDMEGGYKSWRVTDTTSLIKEPYDPAAATARVADHAADFIGLLSEHIAPRPDDTCVVAAYDTELFGHWWYEGPQWLDAVVRGLAAQADVGTTTLASSLRQHPPSTSLALPESSWGWGKGHAAWVTEETRWIWREIRRAEERFSMLPGGPSRRAAWRQLTLLQASDWPFMIAREQSAQYAVERVKTHLARFEQACRGTLDPDTDLAAAHTPPASHTRPA encoded by the coding sequence ATGCCGGGATCACTCGCCTTCGTGCTGCACAGCCACCTGCCCTGGCTGCGGCAGCACGGCGTCTTCCCCGTCGGGGAGGAGTGGCTGTTCCAATCGTGGTCGGAGTCCTACCTGCCCCTGATCCGAGTGCTCGACGGGTTGGCCGACGACGGCTTCACCGACGTGGTGACGTTGGGGATCACCCCGGTGCTGGCCGAGCAGATGGCCGACCCGTACCTCATGGAGGAGTTCCACGGCTGGCTGGGCCGACGGCAGCTCGACCTGCGCTGGACCATGTCGGCCGCACCAGCCAGCGACAAGGCGACCCTGGGCCCCGTCTGGGAACACCACTGGCAGCGACAGGCGCAGCTGCTCGAGCAGCTGGAGGGCGGACTGCTCGACACGGGTCTGGTGGAGCCGTTCGCGCGTCTGGCCCGGCGGGGTGTCATCCAACTGCTCGGCGGACCGGCGACGCACCCGTACCTGCCGTTGATGACCGACCCGGCGCTCATCCGTGGCCAGATCGCCGACGGTCTGGCCATCACGCAGTCCCTCACCGGGATCCGCCCGACGGGTGTCTGGACACCCGAGTGTGGCTATCGGCCCGCCGGCCGGGTCGCCGATCCGTCGGAGATCCCGCTCCACGTCGCCGACGACGGAACGCCCACGCTGCCGGTCAGCACCACCGACCTGCCAGGGATCGAGGCCTTCTGGGCCGAGGCGGGGGTCTCCCACCTGGTACTGGACGGGCCGACGCTGGCACGGGCAGCCGGCGCACCGCCCACTGACTGGGGGTCCACCGCTCGTGACCTGCCCCGCGTCGGGACACCCATGGACGTGCTGGACCGGCCCGTGCTGATCGGCGACTCCGACGTCGCGGCCTTCGGCCGGAATCTGGCGGTGGCCTACGCCGTGTGGAACCCGACCGGTGGCTACCCCGCCGACGTCTGGTACCGGGACTTCCACGCCATCGACATGGAGGGCGGCTACAAGTCCTGGCGGGTCACCGACACCACGAGCCTGATCAAGGAGCCCTACGACCCTGCTGCCGCGACCGCCCGGGTGGCTGACCACGCCGCCGACTTCATCGGACTGCTCAGCGAGCACATCGCGCCCCGGCCGGACGACACCTGTGTGGTGGCCGCCTACGACACCGAGCTCTTCGGCCACTGGTGGTATGAGGGACCGCAGTGGCTGGATGCCGTGGTCCGCGGGTTGGCGGCGCAGGCCGATGTCGGCACGACCACCCTGGCGTCCTCCCTTCGTCAGCATCCGCCGTCCACATCCCTGGCGCTGCCCGAGTCCTCCTGGGGCTGGGGCAAGGGCCACGCCGCCTGGGTGACGGAGGAGACTCGCTGGATCTGGCGGGAGATCCGGCGGGCGGAGGAGCGCTTCTCCATGCTCCCGGGTGGACCCAGCCGGCGGGCGGCGTGGCGGCAACTGACCTTGCTCCAGGCGTCGGACTGGCCGTTCATGATCGCCCGAGAGCAGTCGGCACAGTACGCCGTCGAGCGCGTGAAGACCCACCTGGCCCGCTTCGAGCAGGCCTGCCGTGGGACGCTGGACCCTGATACGGACCTGGCGGCGGCCCACACACCCCCCGCCTCTCACACACGGCCCGCCTGA
- a CDS encoding serpin family protein: MFLSLDYQDSGVISPLSIGVAFGMADVGAGEMSGGDLARLFGFGPDASGGLTDDAQLSAFNTLLQDITADGEGILNGPSEGPPPDPVVVIANRQFPDESFDPIPTFSDAIATWFGALAQPLPLQADPDGSRQVINRYVGERTRDVIPELLPRGAITRQSILVLVNALYLEAAWERPFGGKYATTAQPFTDLAGTESPVQLMHDAEAFGPAVDGGDYVAAEVPYAGGELSMLLIVPDDGAFGAVRDRLAEGLLEEIDAGGTPRAIDLYLPVFSTTTPVNLATMISEDLGFSNIFSGDYPGIADGIALTGAIHTADIQVDEAGTVAAAATALMFEESGPPEPEITVRADRPFLYAVRHQPSGAILFLGQLTSTTE, encoded by the coding sequence ATGTTCCTGTCCTTGGATTACCAGGATTCGGGAGTCATCTCACCCCTGTCCATCGGCGTGGCCTTCGGCATGGCTGATGTCGGAGCCGGAGAGATGTCCGGGGGTGATCTCGCGAGGCTGTTCGGCTTCGGCCCTGATGCCTCAGGCGGCCTCACCGACGACGCGCAACTGTCAGCCTTCAACACCCTCCTGCAGGACATCACCGCCGACGGGGAAGGCATACTCAACGGGCCGAGCGAGGGGCCGCCGCCCGACCCCGTGGTGGTGATTGCCAATCGGCAGTTCCCCGACGAGTCCTTCGACCCGATCCCCACCTTCAGCGACGCCATCGCCACCTGGTTCGGCGCCCTCGCACAACCGCTCCCCCTACAAGCGGACCCAGACGGGTCACGCCAGGTGATCAACCGCTATGTGGGAGAGCGCACCCGAGACGTGATCCCGGAGCTGCTCCCGCGCGGCGCCATCACCCGGCAGAGCATCCTGGTCCTCGTTAATGCGCTGTACCTCGAGGCGGCGTGGGAGCGCCCCTTCGGTGGCAAGTACGCAACCACCGCTCAGCCGTTCACAGACCTGGCGGGGACCGAGTCGCCGGTACAGCTCATGCACGACGCCGAGGCGTTCGGGCCTGCAGTCGATGGTGGCGACTATGTCGCAGCCGAGGTGCCCTACGCCGGCGGGGAGCTGTCGATGTTGCTGATCGTGCCCGATGACGGCGCGTTCGGCGCGGTCCGGGACCGGCTTGCCGAGGGCCTGCTGGAGGAGATAGACGCCGGTGGCACTCCGCGGGCCATTGATCTGTACCTGCCCGTCTTCTCCACAACAACACCGGTCAACCTGGCGACGATGATCAGCGAGGACCTCGGATTCTCCAACATCTTCTCCGGCGACTACCCGGGCATCGCAGACGGCATCGCGCTCACCGGGGCGATCCACACAGCCGACATCCAGGTAGACGAAGCCGGAACCGTCGCCGCGGCGGCCACGGCGTTGATGTTCGAGGAGTCCGGTCCCCCCGAGCCCGAGATCACGGTCCGGGCAGACCGACCATTCCTGTACGCGGTCAGACATCAGCCCAGTGGGGCGATCCTGTTCTTGGGGCAGCTAACGTCGACGACGGAGTGA
- a CDS encoding class I SAM-dependent methyltransferase, whose translation MTSAPHLPITGERTVPGVEAENYWFQRHVIAYEWAATRCRDRVVVDAGCGEGYGLPILARRAASVTGIELVAPVVDHVRRAYPDQPVLEADICDTGLPSSSVDIVVNLQVIEHLPDVPRFLGEVSRILRPGGELIVATPNRLTFSPHDDHGADPTNVFHVEEFTAAELIDRLRTLGAFTVEQVLGVHHGARLRALDRLLRIAGDDRTPDTASPFVDRLVTPVEQWPAWLHATVRRITPRSFVLRRTHIDASLDLLVVARNG comes from the coding sequence ATGACCTCGGCGCCGCACCTCCCGATCACCGGTGAACGAACCGTGCCTGGGGTCGAGGCCGAGAACTACTGGTTCCAGCGTCACGTCATCGCCTACGAGTGGGCCGCCACACGGTGCCGAGACCGGGTCGTCGTCGACGCAGGGTGCGGCGAGGGCTACGGCCTCCCGATCCTGGCCCGACGGGCCGCCTCCGTCACCGGGATCGAGTTGGTCGCACCTGTGGTCGACCACGTCCGCCGGGCCTACCCCGACCAGCCCGTCCTCGAAGCCGACATCTGTGACACCGGGCTCCCCTCGTCCAGCGTCGACATCGTCGTCAACCTGCAGGTCATCGAGCACCTCCCCGACGTCCCGCGATTCCTGGGGGAGGTCAGCCGGATCCTGCGGCCTGGCGGGGAGCTGATCGTCGCCACGCCCAACCGCCTGACCTTCAGCCCGCACGATGACCACGGTGCCGATCCGACCAACGTCTTCCACGTCGAGGAGTTCACGGCCGCAGAACTCATCGATCGCCTGCGGACGCTGGGTGCGTTCACCGTCGAGCAGGTCCTCGGCGTCCATCACGGCGCCCGCCTGCGCGCCCTCGACCGGCTCCTGCGCATCGCGGGTGACGACCGCACGCCCGACACGGCCAGTCCCTTCGTCGACCGGCTCGTGACACCCGTCGAGCAGTGGCCGGCGTGGCTCCACGCCACGGTGCGGCGGATCACCCCACGCAGCTTCGTCCTGCGGCGGACCCACATCGACGCCTCGCTCGACCTGCTCGTCGTGGCCAGGAACGGCTGA